ATCGGCCCGACCTTATCCTAGTCGACTGGATGATGCCTGGTGGCAGCGGTATCGAGCTGACTCGTCGACTTAAAAAAGACACCACTACGGCAGAAATACCGGTGATTATTTTGACGGCTAAAAGCGAAGAAGATAACAAAATTCAAGGGCTAGAAGTTGGCGCGGATGATTACATCACCAAGCCCTTCTCACCTAGAGAATTGGTCGCCCGACTCAAAGCCGTATTGCGTCGTGCTACGCCTCAGGGCGTGGACGAGCCGCTTGAAGTGGAAGGCTTAACGCTTGATCCTATTAGCCAACGGGTTACCATAGATAACCGCCCGTTAGACATGGGGCCAACAGAATATCGTTTGCTAAAATTTCTCATGACTCACCAAGAACGCGCCTACTCAAGAGCCCAATTATTGGATCAAGTCTGGGGAGGCAATGTGTATGTTGAAGAGCGTACCGTCGATGTGCATATTCGTCGTCTACGCAAAGCCATTGGTAGCTCTCATGATTTCTTAATTCAAACGGTACGAGGGACTGGCTACCGCTTCTCTGCAAAAAGGTCTGTATGAAAACAATATGGCGAAACACCTTTCTCACATGGTTAGCAGGCCTTGCCTCCTGTGTTGTCATTGGCCTAATCATTGGTCAACTATTAGGTGTTTTACTGCTGTACGTTTTAGGATCGCTGTATTTACAGCTTTATCAGCTTTATCAATTTCATTATTGGTTGCGACATTCTGGACGTGGCGCTCCTCCTGAAGCCAGCGGCATTTGGGGCGATGTGTTTGATGCCGTACATCGATTACAAAAGAAGCAACGCAAATCGAAACGTCGAATGCGCCAAGCACTGACCAGAATAGAAAGCTCCACCGCTGCATTAAAAGAAGGCGTCATCATGGCGGATAACCAAGGTAATTTAGAGTGGTGGAACAATTCCGCGGCCGATTTTTTTGGTTTAGTTCGTCCAGTCGATCGCGGTCAAATGATCACGAACATTGTGCGCAGCCCAGAGTTTTTTAGATATTTTAGTCAAAAGCGTTTTGGTGAGCCCTTAGTCATTAAATCCCCATCAATGGAAGGCATCTACCTAGAAATCCAAACCACATTGTACGATAAAAACGATCACCTTATTTTTATCAGAGATGTAACCCGCTTGCACCTGATGGAGCAAATGCGAAAAGACTTTGTCGCTAACGCTTCTCATGAATTAAAAACCCCCCTTACCGTGATTAAAGGCTACCTAGAAACCTTAGGCATGTTCAAAGATAAGTTACCTGCCAGTATGCAAAAGGGCATCGTCAACATGTCTGAACAGTCGGAACGCATGGAACAACTGATCGAAGACCTTCTCTTACTCTCTCGCTTAGAAAGCAATGACAAACGCGAAGAAAACCAGTGGCATAGCGTAAGCGACATCGTCAAAACCATCACCAATGCCACTGCGCCTATTCTGTCGGAACAACACATCATCGACGTACACATTCCAGATAATGCTCACCTTTACGGTGCTTATAAAGAATTATACAGCGCGTTTTCTAACCTCGTGGTGAATGCTATAAAATACTCCCCTGAAGGCGGCAATATTACCGTCACATGGGAATCCAACGAGCTAAACGGAATTTTCTCGGTACAAGACACGGGCATCGGCATTGAGCCAAACTACATCCCGCGGCTAACAGAGCGTTTTTTTAGAGTAGACAAAGGACGAGGATCAAAAACGGGGGGCACAGGATTAGGGCTGGCAATTGTTAAGCACATTTTACTGCACCACGACGCCAAATTGCAGGTAAAAAGCCAACCGGGCATCGGCAGTAAGTTTGCTTGCTACTTCCCTGCTAGCAGAGTACGGAACGACAACCGCCCTGTACCGCCAACGTCTTAAAACGCTCTCCCCTTGCGCGCACAACGCAACGGGTAAAACAAAGAAAAACTCACAAGCTGTCGAATAATGTGCTAATAAAAACTTCTTTTTCACTGTCTTGATCGATCAGTCCCAGCACCACCGTCAAAAACGTAGAGTCGTGTTTTTTCTCTGTGGTTGAAACAGACTGTATGTAGTAATTCAGGCGATTAACCTGGCCGGAAAATTCCAAATCCAACACCGCTTGGCCCAATACTTGAGGCACCACGTCGTCGCTTTTTATCAACATGGTCGCCTCTGTCTTACTGAATTGAATCACCATGCAACGAAATTGTTTGTTTTCAAATCGCACCAGTGTCGGTATTTTCACCTCTTTGACAGATACAACGGGCGCGTCAGGGTGAGTAAATTTCGTCGCCTTTACGGGCGCCGATCTCCCCCCTCCCATCAGAATATCTAACGACGCCGCCCCCACACCACCGGGACTAATGGATTCACGGGGCTTTTGCGACGCTAACCGATGCTCAAGGCCGTGTTTCTTCGCGGCGGACATCACCTTGCTCACCAGCTGCTCGCTGGAAAAAGGCTTACCAAGATAATCCGTTACACCAGACTGCACCGCTTCGACAACGTGGCTTTTATCGCCACGACTGGTGATCATCACAAAGGGGACGTCTGCTTTTTTATAATTAGGCTGATCTCGGCACCATTTCAGCAACTCGACCCCCGTCACTTCAGGCATTTCCCAGTCACACAACACCATATCAAACTGCATTTTTGACATGAGTTGTTGCGCCTTTCGACCATTTATTGCGTCTTCAATCTCCACCGCGGGAAACTGCTTACGCAGTGTACGGCGGATCAAATCGCGCGTAAAAGAAGCATCATCAACGATTAAGATTTTCATGGCCATTACCATACTCCACGGGGGCGATCTAACAACGCGGAAAAGTCACCGTGTTGTGTTCTAAACACCGAAATCCATAACAAGGTGGCGGCCACAACTGCAATCGGCATCATAAATACATTAAAAATAGGAATCGCTAAACCGACCATTACAATGGCACCAAACGTCCAGCACAACAAAGGCTTGCTGCGCAACGCCATCCGCATCTCGTGAAAAGTCACCTTGTTGTTATCGAAGGCATAATCCATGTACTGTAAAGACAACATCCACATGGAAAATAACAGCAGTAACACCGGCGCAATGACGTTCACTAAAGGGATAAACGACAACAAAAGCAACAAAATAAAACGAGGCAAAAAGTAGAGTATTTTTTGGAATTCACGCTGCAAACTGCGCCCCGCAATCGCCATAATAACGCCCGCGGTTAAGGTTTCATCGAACACTTTACCGGTTTGTTTTGCTTCTACTTTTTCCGCCAAAAAAGCCATAAACGGCGCCGCTAAAATATTCACCCCAACAGAAAAACTGTAAAACAACAACACGCTAATAATGGCCGCAAAAATCAAATAAAACAGCCAATTAAGAAAAGACACCCACTCGGGCAAGTACCCCATTGCTGAATCCATCAGGGTTTGAAAATAACTGAACGCCACAAAATACAATAAGCCTATCAGCAAGCAATTCGCGAGTAAGGGCGCCAATATAAACAGCCTTAACTCTTTAGAAAGCACCAATGGAAAGGCTTTTAAAAAAGCCCCAGCCGCTTTAAATGGGTGTGTGATCACGGTATCGTTTTACCTTTTTGTCTATTTTTGTAAAGAGCGGACAGAATATCATGAGGGCATTCTAGGCTCCACAACGCGGTTCTAATTACCTGTGTTTAAAGCAAACATTCACCACATTTCGCTTTATCGGGATAAAAAATTGTTTTTTTTCAAATCAATGCAGTCTTATGGCGTCGTTGTCTAGCAATCGTCTAAAAAGCCCGCTATTTTTATTCATTGTCCATTTTCTTTACTGGCTATTTTTGTAGCGGTTTTAAGGCTCAGCCCCATGCGTGTGTTCACTTTCTGTGTTTTGCTGTTTTTAGGCTTTTTCTCTGTGGTAACTCACGCCACAGAGACGCCACAAGGTCCTGTGATTCTCACCGTTTCAGACACCATTCATACCAAGCCTTCAAAA
The sequence above is a segment of the Marinomonas sp. IMCC 4694 genome. Coding sequences within it:
- the phoB gene encoding phosphate regulon transcriptional regulator PhoB, with amino-acid sequence MTGKKVLIIDDESSIREMIAIALEMAGYEYLEAENIQQAHEIIVDHRPDLILVDWMMPGGSGIELTRRLKKDTTTAEIPVIILTAKSEEDNKIQGLEVGADDYITKPFSPRELVARLKAVLRRATPQGVDEPLEVEGLTLDPISQRVTIDNRPLDMGPTEYRLLKFLMTHQERAYSRAQLLDQVWGGNVYVEERTVDVHIRRLRKAIGSSHDFLIQTVRGTGYRFSAKRSV
- the phoR gene encoding phosphate regulon sensor histidine kinase PhoR, whose translation is MKTIWRNTFLTWLAGLASCVVIGLIIGQLLGVLLLYVLGSLYLQLYQLYQFHYWLRHSGRGAPPEASGIWGDVFDAVHRLQKKQRKSKRRMRQALTRIESSTAALKEGVIMADNQGNLEWWNNSAADFFGLVRPVDRGQMITNIVRSPEFFRYFSQKRFGEPLVIKSPSMEGIYLEIQTTLYDKNDHLIFIRDVTRLHLMEQMRKDFVANASHELKTPLTVIKGYLETLGMFKDKLPASMQKGIVNMSEQSERMEQLIEDLLLLSRLESNDKREENQWHSVSDIVKTITNATAPILSEQHIIDVHIPDNAHLYGAYKELYSAFSNLVVNAIKYSPEGGNITVTWESNELNGIFSVQDTGIGIEPNYIPRLTERFFRVDKGRGSKTGGTGLGLAIVKHILLHHDAKLQVKSQPGIGSKFACYFPASRVRNDNRPVPPTS
- a CDS encoding response regulator, coding for MAMKILIVDDASFTRDLIRRTLRKQFPAVEIEDAINGRKAQQLMSKMQFDMVLCDWEMPEVTGVELLKWCRDQPNYKKADVPFVMITSRGDKSHVVEAVQSGVTDYLGKPFSSEQLVSKVMSAAKKHGLEHRLASQKPRESISPGGVGAASLDILMGGGRSAPVKATKFTHPDAPVVSVKEVKIPTLVRFENKQFRCMVIQFSKTEATMLIKSDDVVPQVLGQAVLDLEFSGQVNRLNYYIQSVSTTEKKHDSTFLTVVLGLIDQDSEKEVFISTLFDSL
- the cysZ gene encoding sulfate transporter CysZ encodes the protein MITHPFKAAGAFLKAFPLVLSKELRLFILAPLLANCLLIGLLYFVAFSYFQTLMDSAMGYLPEWVSFLNWLFYLIFAAIISVLLFYSFSVGVNILAAPFMAFLAEKVEAKQTGKVFDETLTAGVIMAIAGRSLQREFQKILYFLPRFILLLLLSFIPLVNVIAPVLLLLFSMWMLSLQYMDYAFDNNKVTFHEMRMALRSKPLLCWTFGAIVMVGLAIPIFNVFMMPIAVVAATLLWISVFRTQHGDFSALLDRPRGVW